A DNA window from Dama dama isolate Ldn47 chromosome 19, ASM3311817v1, whole genome shotgun sequence contains the following coding sequences:
- the SSR3 gene encoding translocon-associated protein subunit gamma, which produces MAPKGGPKQQSEEDLLLQDFSRNLSAKSSALFFGNAFIVSAIPIWLYWRIWHMDLIQSAVLYSVMTLVSTYLVAFAYKNVKFVLKHKVAQKREDAVSKEVTRKLSEADNRKMSRKEKDERILWKKNEVADYEATTFSIFYNNTLFLVLVIVASFFILKNFNPTVNYILSISASSGLIALLSTGSK; this is translated from the exons ATGGCTCCCAAAGGCGGCCCCAAGCAGCAGTCCGAGGAGGACCTGCTCTTGCAGGATTTCAGCCGCAACCTCTCGGCCAAGTCCTCGGCGCTTTTCTTCGGGAACGCCTTCATCGTGTCGGCCATCCCCATCT GGCTATATTGGCGAATATGGCATATGGATCTTATTCAGTCTGCTGTTCTGTATAGTGTGATGACCCTAGTAAGCACTTACTTGGTAGCCTTTGCttacaaaaatgtgaaatttgTTCTCAAGCACAA agtAGCACAGAAGAGGGAAGATGCTGTCTCCAAAGAAGTGACTCGGAAACTCTCTGAAGCTGATAATAGAAAGATGTCTCGGAAGGAAAAGGATGAAAG AATCTTGTGGAAGAAGAATGAAGTTGCTGATTATGAAGCTACAACATTTTCCATCTTTTATAATAACACCCTATTTCTGGTCTTGGTCATTGTTGCTTCCTTCTTTATACTGAAGAACTTCAACCCCACAGT GAACTACATTTTGTCCATAAGTGCTTCCTCAGGCCTCATCGCCCTCCTGTCCACTGGTTCCAAGTAG